The following proteins come from a genomic window of Streptomyces liliiviolaceus:
- a CDS encoding DUF485 domain-containing protein has protein sequence MATDAPPPSKAEPHLPTTAEFVEVQESAEFGELRRAHRSFAFPLTIGFISWYLLYVLLSIYADDFMGTKLFGNFNVAFVLGLAQFLTTFLIAWWYERHSSSKLDPKAEAIKSRMEGGA, from the coding sequence GTGGCCACCGACGCACCACCCCCCTCGAAAGCCGAACCTCATCTCCCGACCACAGCGGAGTTCGTCGAGGTGCAGGAGAGCGCCGAGTTCGGTGAGCTGCGCCGCGCCCACCGCTCCTTCGCCTTCCCGCTGACCATCGGCTTCATCAGCTGGTACCTGCTGTACGTCCTGCTGTCGATCTACGCGGACGACTTCATGGGCACCAAGCTGTTCGGCAACTTCAACGTCGCCTTCGTGCTGGGCCTCGCCCAGTTCCTCACCACGTTCCTCATCGCCTGGTGGTACGAGCGTCACTCCTCGTCCAAGCTCGACCCCAAGGCCGAGGCGATCAAGTCCCGGATGGAGGGCGGCGCATGA